The genomic segment CGCCCCTCGCGCCcgcgcccccgctgctcctgctcctcatgTTCCTGCTCCTCGTGCTCGTGCTCCTCGCGCTCGTGCCCCCGCTGCTCCCCGCGCCCGCGCTTCCCGTGCCCGTTCTCCTCGTGCCCGCGCCCCTTGTTCTCCTCGTGCCCGCGCCCCTCGCGCCcgcgcccccgctgctcctgctcctcgtgTTCCTGCTCCTCGTGCTCGCGCTCCCCGCGCTCCTCGTGCTCCTCACGCTCCTCGTGCTGCCCGCGCTCCTCGTGCTGCCCGCGCTCCTCGTGCTCCTCGCGCTCGtgcccctgctgctcctgctccttgtGTTCCTGCTCCTCGTGCTCGTGCTCCCCGCGCTCCTCATGCTCCTCTCGCTCCTCATGCTCCTCACGCTCCTCGTGCTCCCCGCGCTCACGCCCGTGCCCGCTCTCCTCGTGCTCCTCGCGCTcgtgcccccgctgctcctgctcctcgtgTTCCTGCTCCTCATGCCCGCGCTCCTCGTGCTCCTCGCTCTCATgccccctctgctcctgctcctgatGCTCCTCATGTTCTTGCTCCTCGTGCTCTTCATGTTCCTGCTCCTCGTTCTCGTGCTCCTCGCACCCACGCTCCTCGAGCTcgtgcccccgctgctcctgctcCGCGTTTTCCTGCTCCTCGTTCTCGTGCTCCTCGTGCCCGCGCCCCTCGCACTCGTgccccctctgctcctgctcctcatGCTTCTCCATGTTCCTGCTCCTCGTGCTCGCGCTCCTCGAGCTCGTGCCCCCGCTGCCCCTGGTGCTCCTCGTGTTCCTGCTCCTCGTGCTCGTGCTCCTCATGCCCGCGTTCCTCACGCTCGTGCCCCCACTGCTCCTGCTCCTCGTGTTCCTGCCCCTGGTGCTCCTCGTGTTCCTGCTCCTCGTGTTCCTGTTCCTCGTGCCCGGGCTCCTCGCGCCCGCACCCCTCGCGCTcgtgcccccgctgctcctgctcctcgtgTTCCTGCCCCTGGTGCTCCTCGTGTTCCTGCTCCTCGTGCTCCCGCTCCTCGTGCCCTCGCACTCGTGCCCCTACTGCTCTTGCTCCTCGTGCTCCTCATGTTCCTGCTCCTCGTGCTCCTTGCGCTCGTGCCCCCGCGCCCGCGCTCCTcaggcccccgctgctcctgctcctcatgCTCCTGCTCCTCACACCTGCTGCTCCTAGTGCTCATGTTCCTGCTCCTCGTGCTCGTGCTCTCCGTGCTCCCACTCCTCGTGCTCCTCGCGCTCGTGCCCCCGCTGCTCCTCGTGCTCCTCATGTTCCTGCTCCTGGTGCTCCTCGTGTTCCTGCTCCTCGTGCCTGCGCTCCTCGCGCCCCTCGCGCTcatgcccccgctgctcctgctcctcgtcGTGCTCCTCACACCCTCACTCCTCGTGCCCACGCTACTCGTGCTACTCGTGCCCGCGCTCCTCGTGCTCCTCGCACCCGTGCCCGCGCTCCTCGTGCTCCTCGCTCTcgtgcccccgctgctcctgctcctggtgCTCCTCATGTTCTTGCTCCTCGTGCTCTTCATGTTCCTTCTCCTTGTGCTCGTGCTCCTCACGCCCGCGCTCCTCGTGCTCCTCGCGCTCGTGCCCCCACTGCTCCTGCTCCTCGTGTTCCTGCTCCTCGAGCTCCTCGCGCCCGCGCCCCTCGCACTcgtgcccccgctgctcctgctcctcgtgttcctgctcttcctgctcctcaCGCCCGCACTCCTCGTGCCCGCGCCCCTCGCACTCGTGCCCcccgctgctcctgctcctcgtgCTTCTCCATGTTCCTGCTCCTCGTGCTCGCGCTCCTCGAGCTCGTGCCCCCACTGCTCCTGGTGCTCCTCGTGTTCCTGCTCCTCGTGCCCGTGCTCCTGCTCCTCGTGCTCCTCGCGCTcatgcccccgctgctcctgctcctcgtgTTCCTGCCCCTGGTGCTCCTCATGTTCCTGCTCCTCGTGTTCCTGCTCCTCGTGCTCGTGCTCCTCGCACCCGCGCCCCTCGCGCTcgtgcccccgctgctcctgctcctcgtgTTCCTGCCCCGGTGCTCCTTGTGTTCCTGCTCCTCGTGCTCGTGCTCCTCGCACCCGCGCCCCTCGCGCTcgtgcccccgctgctcctgctcctcgtgTTCCTGCCCCTGGTGCTCCTCGTGTTCCTGCTCCTCGTGCTCGTGCTCCTCACATCCTCGCACTTGTGTTcccgctgctcctgctcctcgtgCTCCTCATGTTCCTGCTCCTCGTGCTCCTCGCGCCCGCGCTCCTcatgcccccgctgctcctgctcctcatgCTCCTGCTCCTCGCACCCGCTGCTCCTGGTGCTCATGTTCCTGCTCCTCGTGCTCATGCTCCTCACGCCCTCGCACTcgtgcccccgctgctcctgctcctcgtgCTCCTCATGTTCCTGCTCCTCGTGCTCCTCGCGCCCGCGCTCCTcatgcccccgctgctcctgctcctcatgCTCCTGCTCCTCGCACCCGCTGCTCCTGGTGCTCATGTTCCTGCTCCTCGTGCTCATCACACCCACACTCCTCATGCCCGCGCCCCTCGCGCTCGTGCCCCCACTGCTCCTGCTCCTCATGTTCTTGCTCCTCGTGCTCGTGCTCTCCATGCCCACGCTCCTCGTGCTCCTCGTGCTCCTCGTGCTCCTCGTGCTCCTCGCTCTCGTGCCCCCGCTGCTCCTCGTGCTCCTCATGTTCCTGCTCCTGGTGCTCCTCGTGTTCCTGCTCCTCATGCCCACACTCCCTCACCCCTCGCGCTcgtgcccccgctgctcctgctcctcgtgCTCCTCATGTtcctgctcctcattcattcattcattcattcaatcgcatttcttgagcgcttactgtgtgcagagcactgtacgaagcgcttgggaagtccaagtcggcaacatatagggacggtccctacccaacaacgggctcacaggctagaagagggagacagacaacaaaacacttaacgagagcgctcggtaaataggacgatttgacggatttatgaaagcgttcagtgaataggctgattttagggatttatGAGACCGCTCAGTAAAcgggctgattttaaaaagttacgaaagtgctcagtcattacggttttagggatttacgagcgctcagtaaataggatgattTGACAGATTCCCGAAAGCGGTCAGTGAACGGGAGGATCTTACGGATtgaggagcgctcagtaaatagctgactttacagatttatgaaagcgctcaggaaataggctgattttaaggagttcagtcatgacgatttctcagcgcttacaacaatgctcagcacctagtaagcgtttaacaaataccaccgttgacaaattgcaaaaagcactcagtaaataggaggatctgacggatttaggggcactcagtaaatagactgatttcattcaatcgtcaaaTCCGTGATTTTACGCGCTcatgcccccgctgctcctgctcctcatgTTCCTGCTCCTCGTGCTcgtgcccccgctgctcctgcttCTCGTGCTCCTCGTGCTTGtgctcctaaataataataataatgagaataataataataataataatggcatttactaagcgcttactatgtgcaaagcactgttctaaacgctggggaggttacaaggggaacaggttgtcccacggggggctcacagccttcatccctattttacagttgagggaactgaggcccagagaagttaagtgacttgcccaaagtcacacagctgacaattggcagagccgggatttcattcattcattcattcaattgtatttattgagcgcttactgtgtgcagagcactgtactaagcgcttgggaagtacaagtcggcaacatatagagacggtccctacccaacagtgggctcacagtctagaagggatttgaacccacggacctctgactccaaaaaccgtgctcttgccactgagccatgctgcttctctaataataataatgataataatgatggtatttgttaaatgctatgtgccaagcactgttctaagcactagggtagataataataataataatggcatttattaagcgcttactatgtgcaaagcactgttctaagcgccgggaaggttacaaggtgatcaggttatcccacttggggctcacggtcttcatccccgttttacagatgagggaactgaggcacagagaagtgaagtgacttgcccaaagtcacacagctgataagtggtggagtcaggattagaacccacgacctctgactcccaagcccacgttctttccactgagccacactgcttctgcttctgctcctggtgcttttcctgctcctcgtcctccaaataataataataataataataataataataataataataatggcattaattgttaaacgcttactatgtaccaagcactgttctaagcgttgggagggggggaatacaaggtaatctggttgttgcacgtggggctcactgtcttaattcccattttacagatgagggaattgaggcccagagaagtgaagtgactggcccaaagtcacacagctgataagtggcagaggtgggattagaacccatgacctctgactcccaagcccagcctctttccaccgagccacgctgcttctgctcctcgtgcttttaataattataataatgattcattcattcattcaatcgtatttattgagcacttactgtgtgcagagcactgtgctaagcgcttgggaagtacaaatcggcaacagagacggtccttacccaacaactggctcccagtccagaagggggagacggaaaacaaaacgaaacaagtagacagacatcaatagcattaatataaatagaattatacatatttacacatcattaataaaatagagtaataaatatgtacaaatatacaccagtgctggggggagagggacggcggtggggcagtggggaggcggagctgaggaaatggagggctctgtctgggaaggcttcctggaggaggtgagttctcagtaggggtgtgtgtgtgtgtgtgtgtgtgtgtgtgtgtgtgtgtgtgtgtgtgtctctacaTGCGCATGcacactgggggttgggggagagttgGAAAGGTCTGGGCCGAATACGCTCCCGTAATACTGctaataatgcaataataataataatactaatgttggtatttgttaagcacttactatgtgccaagcaccgttctaaatgctggggtagggaaggccatcaggctgtcccacgtgggcctcacggtctcaatccccattttacagatgaggtaactgaggcccagagaagtgaactgattggctcaaggtcacccagcagacaaggggcagggccgggattcccatcgcatcccatcccatcccatctcctGCCCGCCGGGGTGGCCCTGGACACAGGGCACTTTTCCCCCCGTTCCGGTTTGGTTTGGGGGCCGAGGCTGCGCTGCTGCAGGCCCTCTGCCCCGATGccccccatgccccctgccccgcTGGCCCTCTGCCCCAACGGCTCAGCGCCTCCAGGGCTCTGCGCCCGGGACCAGCCCAATAAGACTTTGTagggcttcccttcaaagccctactgacagctcacctcctccaggaggccttcccagactgagccccctccttcctctccccctcctccccctccccatcccccgccttacctccttccccacccctcagcacctctatatatgtatatatgtttgtacgtatttattactctattcatctattttatttgtacatatttattctatttca from the Tachyglossus aculeatus isolate mTacAcu1 chromosome 2, mTacAcu1.pri, whole genome shotgun sequence genome contains:
- the LOC119944061 gene encoding hornerin-like — encoded protein: MVDGQVGFPVAILGNHTPKTPAPVDEASCREGGRKRGERQRGEIRKQKSREEEREERREEREKRREGEESPGGAEPLGQRASGAGGMGGIGAEGLQQRSLGPQTKPERGEKNTRSTRSRNMRSTRSSGGTRARSTRSTRSTRSTRSVGMESTSTRSKNMRSRSSGGTSARGAGMRSVGVMSTRSRNMSTRSSGCEEQEHEEQEQRGHEERGREEHEEQEHEEHEEQEQRGHECEGVRSMSTRSRNMSTRSSGCEEQEHEEQEQRGHEERGREEHEEQEHEEHEEQEQREHKCEDVRSTRAAGARARGARVRGARARGAGTQGAPGQEHEEQEQRGHEREGRGCEEHEHEEQEHEEQEHEEHQGQEHEEQEQRGHEREEHEEQEHGHEEQEHEEHQEQWGHELEEREHEEQEHGEARGAGAAGGTSARGAGTRSAGVRSRKSRNTRSRSSGGTSARGAGARSSRSRNTRSRSSGGTSARSTRSAGVRSTSTRRRNMKSTRSKNMRSTRSRSSGGTRARSTRSAGTGARSTRSAGTSSTSSVGTRSEGVRSTTRSRSSGGMSARGARSAGTRSRNTRSTRSRNMRSTRSSGGTSARSTRSGSTESTSTRSRNMSTRSSRCEEQEHEEQEQRGPEERGRGGTSARSTRSRNMRSTRSKSSRGTSARARGAGARGAGTRGAPGAGTRGAGAAGARARGVRARGARARGTGTRGAGTRGAPGAGTRGAGAVGARA